From the genome of Elusimicrobiota bacterium:
CGCGCCTCTCTTCGCCTGCCGTCGGTGGACGTTTTACACGGCCGTCACCGAAGAAACCCCCTGGTCCTGGCTCTTTTTTTCCCTGGGGCGTTCCGACGTGGAGGTCCCCGTGGTTCGCTGGACGTCCACCGGCGGGCCGTTGGTTTGGCCCGCGGATTTGTGGTCCCGCCTTCCGCGCCATTCGATCCATTGCATTCACGGCGCTTTGCTATGGGATCGCGTCGGCGAATCGCCGATTCGTTTGGCGGACGTGGCCGGCGGGGTCGACCTGGCGGCCGACCAATGGACGTGGAACCTTCGGGGCGTGGGCGACCCCGGCGCCTGGGCCGTTTCGGGCGTTCTCAAGAACGGCGGCGGGGGACTTTCCGTCGGGACGGCGCGCGTCCTCTTGGAGAGTTTGCCCGCCGAATTTTTGACCCGGGCTCTCCCGCCCGCCGTGGGCCGATGGACGGGGTCGGGGCGGGTCCTGGTCCGGGCCCGATTTGAAGCCCGGGCCGGAACCGGAGGGACCGACAAGGCCGGGCGCGTGGCGCTCACGGATTGGGACGTGGAGGCCGAGGCCCGGGAAGCCCGTTGGTGGCCCCGGATTCCCGGGGGAGGCGGCGCGGTGGAGACGCGGGGCATTCCCGTGAGTTTTCAAGCCCGAATGGATCGCGGCCGGCTTTCGGTCGGCCGTCTGGAGCTTTGGCGGACGTTGACCCTGACGGGGACCGTTCTCCGTCCCTGGGAGCGCGACCAGCGAACGGTGGATTTCTCCTTTGAAAGCGGCGGGTTGGATTTGGCCGACGTCAAGGCCGGGGCCGGGGGCCTGTGGCGCAATTTGCCTCTGGGGGGCCGCTTGGGAGTTTCGGGCCGTTGGGCCGGGCCCTGGGTCCACCCCAAAATCGACGGGACCGCCGCCTTGGACCAAGGGACGTTGGCCGGGGTCTCGTTGCCGCCGCTTCGCGTGGAGGCCCGGTGGGCCGACGGTCGGTTCGGGGGGCGGGCCGCGATCTGCGGGGGAACGATCTCGTTGGAGGCCCCCGCGCCGTCCACGGGCGTCGCCGTGTCGTCCTGGACCGCGGTGGCGGAAAACGTGGATTTGGGGGTTTGGGCGGGGGCGAACGGTTGGCCCGAGGTGGGCGGCCGGGCCAGCGGGCAATTCGTGTTCGGCCGACGTTCCGAGGCGGTGTCCGGCGGATGGCCGGTGCAGGGCGAAGGCGCTTGGGCCGTCGAAAATTTTCGCTGGGGGGCCCACCATCGGGCGGAAACCGTTTCCGGCCACCTGTCCCTGCGGGAGGACGGATTTCGGGCCTTGGGCGACGGCGGGCGTTTTGTGGCCGCGGTCGACGTCTCCTCCGGGGGCTGGCGGATCGATCGGTTGGCCTACGCCGCGCCGGAAGGTTTTTCGTTTGAGGGCAACGGCCGGTTGACCGGAGATCCCGCGGCCTGGGACCTGCGGGCCCGGCTCGAGGCCTTTCCCCTTCGGGACGTGCCGCCCATCCTTCGGCGATTCCCCGAGGTCGTTGGAACGCTCTCCGCCGACGGCGCTTTGACCGGGCCCCTGAACGAACCCCGTTTTGAAGGCGGCGTCCGACTCCAAGGCGTTCGTTGGCGCCCGGGCGGCGCCGTTCACGCGGCGGACATGGAATTTCACGGGAGCCGCCGACACCTCCGGTTGCCGCGGTTGTCCTGGGACGACACGGTGACGGCCGACGGGGCCTGGATTCCGGAGCGGGGGTGGCAATTGTCGGCGACCTTCAACAAGACGGACGCGGCCCGGGCCTTCGATTTTTGGTCCGGCGCGGGTTTCCTGTCCGGAACGGTGGAAGGGCAGTTGTCCCTCTCCGGGGCGCCCGGCGCCCCGTTGGACGAGACGCGGGGCTGGGGCAATCTTCAGTGGACCGACGGCCGCTGGGGGCCCGTGGAATTCCGGCGGGCCACCGGGGTGTTTTTTCTCGATCATTCGAAAATCTTGTTGGACGGTTTGGATCTGCGTCAATCGTCCGGGGCATTCCACGCGGACGGGGAATGGACCCGCGAGGCTCCGGCGCGTTGGGCCTGGCGCGCGAATCTTCGGGCCGCCGATTTTCGCGCGGCGGGCGCCTGGGACGGGAGCGCCGTCGTGTCGGGCGCCCTCGATCGGGGCCGATGGACGGGGACGGCGATTTCGCCCGGGTTGTCCTGGGACGGCATCGGGTTGGGCGAGATCCGCGCGGGTTTCCACGCCGACCGATCCGGCGGTTCCGTGGCGCCCTTTCAATCGGGCGCGGGCCTCCGGGGGGAACTTCGCTGGGAAAGGGCCGGGGGCTTCCTGAACGGTTGGGCCTCCTTGGACAACGCCCGTTGGGCCGAATTGCTTCCGGTCGGTGTGCGCTCGCCCCTCCTTCGCCGTTCGGACGTCGTCCCGGGGCGGGGGCGGGCCCTGGCCCGTTTTTCGGGAACGTGGGCCGACCCCCGGGTCGAGCTCCAGGGTTCCGTGAACGGGGCTCAATGGAAATCCGTCGGCGTGGACATCGAGGCGACCGCGGCGTGGTCCGATCACCGTCTCAGCGTTTCGAAAGCCTCGGTGCGGTTGGGCTCGGGCGGCGGGGCCACCGCCCGCGGCGAAGTGGTGTTTTCAACGACCGGGGCTCCGCCCGCCGCCCAATGGTCGGCGGATTTTAACGACCTGCGGCTTGGGCCCGTTCTCACGGCCGTCGTCCCCGATAATCTCTGGGACGGTCGCGCCACCGGCCGCGTGGAAGGTCGCGGGACGATGGACGATCCCGAGGTGCAATTTCGCGCGTCGGGGAACCTTCAACGGGGCGAAACCATCGAATGGACCATCGGAGCGGATTGCGTCCACCGGGTTTGGACCGTCCGCCAGGCGGACTTTGGCACCCCCGAGGGGTCGTTAAAGATCCGGCCCGGGGGAACCCTCGCTCCCGGCCCGTCCGGCGGGGAGCGGGCCCAATTCGTCGCCGACGCCCGAAACATTCACGCGGGCCCCCTGACCTTTTTCGGCGCGGTGGCCGTCGACGGCGCTTGGCGCGGCGACCCTCAAGAAATTTCCGCCCGTCTGACGGCCCGTTCCCTGTGGGTCAACCAGCAATGGGTCGATCGCGATCTCGCGCAAATCCGTTGGACGCCCGGGAACCTGGAATTCGAGCCGTTGTCCGGGGAGGCCCCCTATTTGACCGGACGAATGGATTTGGCCGACTGGCCCCAAACGCGTTTGGAGGATTTGACGCTCTGGGAGGGCTCCGTTCGGCGTTTGTGGATGTCCGGCGAGGTGGGTCCCCGCCGGTGGGATTTCGACCTCCGCGCGGTGGGCATGGAGGCCGAGACCCTCGTGGCCATCGCCAATTTGGACTGGCCCGTGACGGGGCGTTGGAACGCGCGGGTTCGCGGCCGGGGAACGCCCGCCGATCCGGGTCTGGACGCCGAGATTCGGGGGCGGGACGGCCGACTGGGGCCGGTCCCCTACGACCGCCTGGAGGCGGACGTCGCCTGGTCCGGATCCACCGTGACGGTGCGCGATCTGCGCGTGGCCCGTTCGAACGGTTATTTGTTGACGGGCGAAGCCCACGGTCCCGCCGCGGGCGACCCGTCCGGGGGCGGGGACGTCGGAGCGCACCTGCGGCTCCAGGACGGCGAATTGAAAATCCTCCAGGACATGTGGCCCACCTGCAAAAAGGCCCGCGGAGCGTTTTCCGGAGAGCTGAACGTCGAATCCAAGAACGGCGGCCTCCGTTCCGCCGGATACTTTGAGATTCGGGACGGCCAATTGACCAACCGGGCCTACGCCCGGCACGTCAAGGATTTGGGGGTGCGACTATTGCTCGTGGACGACCGGTTGATGGTGGAGTCCGGCGCCGCCCGGATCGGCGCGGGCCGGGCGGTCCTGCGGGGCGACGTCCTCCTTCCGCGCGACGCGCCCCCCGTGTACAACCTCTGGCTGGAAACCCTGGGCGACCGGGGCGTGGAGGTGGAAGTCCCCCAATTGTCCGTGCCGCCGGGACCCGTGTTCAGCCGGCTGCCCGTTTTTCAGGAATCCCTGAAGGGTGTTTCCCGGGGGGAACCGATCTTCGTCCTTCACGCGACCGGTCCCCAGGGACGCCACGTGATCACGGCCGACGTGACGTTGAACAATTCCCAGTTCACTTACCCCCCCGCCAAGGGCGCTTTTCACCGGGTGCCGGGCCCCCGGTTTTGGCGGGACTTCTGGCGCGAAGCGGCCTGGGACGTCCGGTTTCACACGGGGAAGGACACCTGGTACCGCAACGAATACGTCAACGTGGAAATCGACGGAAACCTGGCCCTGGCCGGACGGCCGGGCGCCTGGTTGGCCAACGGCAAGATCGGCGCCCGCCAAGGGGTCATCAATTATTTGGGGCAAAACTTCATCGTGACCCAAGGCGCCTTCGAGGTCGAGACCGACACCCGCCCCGGCCTCACGCACGGCGTCTACCCGTACATTTCCGGCGTGGCGGAAAAAACCGTGGCCGGGGTGGACGCCCGGGGGTTCGCCAACGACGACGTCGTCACCATGGTGGTGGACCGCGCCCGGTTGGGGGAAATCCAACCGCGCTTCATTTCCCGCAACAGTCCGGGCCTAAAATCGGACCGGGTGGCCATGCGGGCCCTGGGGCTTTCGGGAGAGGATCAGCTTTCCCAGTCCGACCGGGACCAACTTTTTCGGGCCGGACTCGTTCAGTTGGTGGGGGCGAGCGCGGCCCCCCTGGCGACGCGGTTGGCTCAAAACTTCGGAATTTATATGATCAACACGATTTACGAGCCCCCGGAGACGACCGAGTCCGCTTCCCCTTTGAGCCCGACCCAAAGCCCGTCCGCCACCGCCGCCCCGGCCCGGGATTTGGCCACCTATTTGCGCGGGGCCGGCGCGTCGGCCCGCATTCGCCTGACCGACCGGTTGTTCGGGGTTTACAAAGTGAAGCTGGACGAAGCGCAGAATCAATTTTATTTCCGGGACGAAATCGAACTGGTCTACCGCGTGGCCAAAAGCCTTCACTTGCGGGCCAGCACGGAACTGGACTCGGAAAAATTGCTGGGGCAACCGCCCAACCGGCGGATCGCGTTGGAAAATCAATGGCGGTTCGGGCTTCCCCGGCGCCAATCCATTCCGAAGGAACCGCCTCCATGAAGCGAACGAACCGTTGGTGCGTGCTGATGATGTTGTCGTTGGTCCTGGGGTCCTTCGGACGCCTGCGGGCCGACGCCGATCCCGTGATCAAGGATCTTCGGGTGGAAGGGAACCGCTTCCTTCGCTCCCGGACGGTTCTTTCCAAAGTGAAAGCCAAGGCCGGCGACACGGTGACCGACCCCGCCTTTCGGGCGGACATCGACCGCCTGTTTGAAACCGGCCTGTACGACGACGTCGAGGTTTCCCTGGAAGACGTTCCGGGGGAAAAAACGGCCCAGGGCGCGCCCAAGGTCCGGGTGGTTTTCAAAATCAAAGAACGCCCCGTGGTTCGCCGCATCGATTTCAAGGGAAACCGCCGGCTCTCCGACAGCAAGTTCCGCGAAGAGTTGTCGTCCAAGTCCGACGAACCCTACGATCGATTCAAAGCCGGCCAGGACGTCCAAAAAATCGTGGCCAAATACCGCGAGGAGGGCTACGCCGAGGCCCAGGCGGAGTCCTACGTTTCGCTGAATCCCCGGACCAACAAAGTCATTTTGACCTTCTTCGTGACCGAGGGGAACCGCGTGCTGGTGGACGCGGTCCGCGTGGAGGGAAACCGGTTTATGACGGCGCGGAAGGTTCGTGGACGGCTTAAAAAAACCCGCCGCAAAAAAGTTTTTAAGGAAGACACTTACAAAGAGGACATCGATCACCTGATCGAAGCCTACCGGGACCAGGGGTTCCTGGAGGTCCAGGTGGACGCCTCGAGCCGCACGTTCTCCGAGGATCACACGCGGGTGACCTTGACCCTGGGCGTCCGGGAAGGCCGGCGTTACACCGTGGGCGGGATCGCTTTCGCCGGGGCAACGCTTTACAAAGACGCGGAACTCGCCAAGGCCGTCGCCCTGCGGTCGGGCAAACTGTATGAACAATCCCGGATGAACGAATCCCTCCGGTCGCTCCAGGACTTGTACGCGGACAAGGGGTATTTGCGGGCCGAAATCGATCCCCAAACCGTGACCCACCCCGTGGACGATTCCCAGGGCACCGTGGACGTCACCTTCGCCATCGTCGAAAGTTCGGTCGTTTACGTGGACCGCGTTTACGTGGACGGCAACACCTACACCAAGGAAAACGTGGTGCGCCGCGAGGTGCTGCTCAAGCCCGGCGACGTGTTTTCGGCGGGGAAAATGCGGCGTTCCGTCGAACGTATTTACAATTTGGGCTTTTTGGACGACGTGCAGGTCGACATCCAGCAGCCCCGGTCGCCCTCCCTGGCCGACGTCGTGTTTTCCGTCAAGGAAGGCAAGCCCGGCATCCTGTCCGCCGGCGCGGGTTTTTCGAGTTTGGACGGCGTGGTCGGCACCCTCCAGGTGCAACACATCAACCTCTTCGGCTTGGGTCAGCGCCTCAACTTGATGTGGGAATTCGGGAGGAAAAAACAGAATTACGAAATCGGCTGGACGGACCCCTGGTTCCTCAACAAGCCCGTCAGCTTCGGCGTCGACCTCTTCGACACCGTCCGGACCCTGCCCTTCCAGAACGATTCCTTCGCCTACAAGAAGGGAAATCGCGGGTTCGGCCTGCGCCTGGGGCCCCGCCTCTCGGACGAACTGTCCCTGATCGAAAACTACAACTACGAGCGGGTCCGGGTGTTCGACATCGAACCCAAATTCATCGGCAACGACGACCCCGCCAACAACATCGCCCCGTCGGACGACATCAAATCCGCGGTCACCACCGGCGTCGTGTGGGACACCCGCGACAATGTGTTTGACGCGTCCCGGGGCGGCCGGCACAGCGCCACGGTGGAAGTGGCCGGCGGGCCCTTCGGCGGCGATTTGAATTTCTACAAGCCCGAACTGTCGGTGGCGCGCTATTTCCCGACCTTTTGGAAATTCGTTCTGACGCTTTCCGTCCGGGGGGCGTTCGTCAAAGAATTCCCGCCCAGCAAAGAGCTGCCTTTTTCGGAATTGTTCCGCGTGGGCGGGGTCGACACCGTGCGGGGCTACGACATCGGCGAAGTGGGCGTCGACGGCGGCCACACCTACATGGTGTACAACGCCGAGTATAAATTCCCCATCGTCCAGGAAAGTCACCGGACCATTCTCCAGGGCGCCTTTTTCGCCGACGTGGGTGGCAGCTGGGCGGGCAACCGGGACGTCAACCTCGGGATCGGAAGCCGCCTCAACCAAATGCGGTCGGGCGTCGGGTTCGGCGTTCGTTTCAAAACCCCGGTCTTTCCCATCCGATTGGACTGGGGCTACGGACTGAACCATTTGCCCGGCCAACCCCTGAGCCAGTTCTATTTCACCATCGGGAACATTTTTTAACCCCGTTCCTCGGCGGTGGACAGCCCCGATCCAATAGTGTAAAATCAGCGTTTTAAAGCGGTTTCGCCCCGTACGGGGGAGGATCTTTTGTTGTCCGCCCAATCCCATTGGAAACGTTTCCACGTCGTCTTTTTCGCGGTCGCCGGATTCCTGGCGACGGCCGGGGCCCCCTTGCGGTCCCTCGAGATTCCCTTGAAACGGGGCACCAACCAGGCGACCCGCGTCGGTTTCGTGGACATGGACAAGATTTTCCGGGAATATCCGGAAACCCAGAAGGCCCGGGCGGATTACTACAAGGCTCTGGAAAAACGGCGTTCCGAATTGGCGTCCCGGGAAAAGGAATTGGCTTCCTTGGACGGACCCGGCCCCGTGGGCGGGACCTCGACGCCCCCGGCGGTGTCCACCGGATTGTTCTCCTTGCCCCTGGAATTGACCCCGCCCGCGGCTTCCACGGGGACGGCCGCGGTCGCCCCGCCCGCTCCTCCGGATCCGGAGGAACGGGAAGCGGAACGACGCCAAAAGCGCGAGGAGATCGCCGCGGCCCGGGCCTCGGCCGCTCGGGAGTTGAAGGAACTCGAAGAAAAGAAATCGGTTCAGATTTTGGGCGCTTTGTACAAAACCCTCGTGCAGTTGGCCCAGGAAAAGGGCGTTGATCTGGTGGTTGATAAATCGGCCATTCTCTACGGCCAAAGCGCCATCGATTTGACGGAACCCTTGGCCCGGCGTTTGCGGGGGCTTCCGGACGACGGAAAACCTTGAGGATCCTCACGTG
Proteins encoded in this window:
- a CDS encoding translocation/assembly module TamB domain-containing protein, whose amino-acid sequence is MRWRKRGGFFALLSVSLFALWWGAGVPRAQRWLKSKLESVLSQALGRPVRSDAVRLSPFLLHFSVENLRVGDPDAPLFACRRWTFYTAVTEETPWSWLFFSLGRSDVEVPVVRWTSTGGPLVWPADLWSRLPRHSIHCIHGALLWDRVGESPIRLADVAGGVDLAADQWTWNLRGVGDPGAWAVSGVLKNGGGGLSVGTARVLLESLPAEFLTRALPPAVGRWTGSGRVLVRARFEARAGTGGTDKAGRVALTDWDVEAEAREARWWPRIPGGGGAVETRGIPVSFQARMDRGRLSVGRLELWRTLTLTGTVLRPWERDQRTVDFSFESGGLDLADVKAGAGGLWRNLPLGGRLGVSGRWAGPWVHPKIDGTAALDQGTLAGVSLPPLRVEARWADGRFGGRAAICGGTISLEAPAPSTGVAVSSWTAVAENVDLGVWAGANGWPEVGGRASGQFVFGRRSEAVSGGWPVQGEGAWAVENFRWGAHHRAETVSGHLSLREDGFRALGDGGRFVAAVDVSSGGWRIDRLAYAAPEGFSFEGNGRLTGDPAAWDLRARLEAFPLRDVPPILRRFPEVVGTLSADGALTGPLNEPRFEGGVRLQGVRWRPGGAVHAADMEFHGSRRHLRLPRLSWDDTVTADGAWIPERGWQLSATFNKTDAARAFDFWSGAGFLSGTVEGQLSLSGAPGAPLDETRGWGNLQWTDGRWGPVEFRRATGVFFLDHSKILLDGLDLRQSSGAFHADGEWTREAPARWAWRANLRAADFRAAGAWDGSAVVSGALDRGRWTGTAISPGLSWDGIGLGEIRAGFHADRSGGSVAPFQSGAGLRGELRWERAGGFLNGWASLDNARWAELLPVGVRSPLLRRSDVVPGRGRALARFSGTWADPRVELQGSVNGAQWKSVGVDIEATAAWSDHRLSVSKASVRLGSGGGATARGEVVFSTTGAPPAAQWSADFNDLRLGPVLTAVVPDNLWDGRATGRVEGRGTMDDPEVQFRASGNLQRGETIEWTIGADCVHRVWTVRQADFGTPEGSLKIRPGGTLAPGPSGGERAQFVADARNIHAGPLTFFGAVAVDGAWRGDPQEISARLTARSLWVNQQWVDRDLAQIRWTPGNLEFEPLSGEAPYLTGRMDLADWPQTRLEDLTLWEGSVRRLWMSGEVGPRRWDFDLRAVGMEAETLVAIANLDWPVTGRWNARVRGRGTPADPGLDAEIRGRDGRLGPVPYDRLEADVAWSGSTVTVRDLRVARSNGYLLTGEAHGPAAGDPSGGGDVGAHLRLQDGELKILQDMWPTCKKARGAFSGELNVESKNGGLRSAGYFEIRDGQLTNRAYARHVKDLGVRLLLVDDRLMVESGAARIGAGRAVLRGDVLLPRDAPPVYNLWLETLGDRGVEVEVPQLSVPPGPVFSRLPVFQESLKGVSRGEPIFVLHATGPQGRHVITADVTLNNSQFTYPPAKGAFHRVPGPRFWRDFWREAAWDVRFHTGKDTWYRNEYVNVEIDGNLALAGRPGAWLANGKIGARQGVINYLGQNFIVTQGAFEVETDTRPGLTHGVYPYISGVAEKTVAGVDARGFANDDVVTMVVDRARLGEIQPRFISRNSPGLKSDRVAMRALGLSGEDQLSQSDRDQLFRAGLVQLVGASAAPLATRLAQNFGIYMINTIYEPPETTESASPLSPTQSPSATAAPARDLATYLRGAGASARIRLTDRLFGVYKVKLDEAQNQFYFRDEIELVYRVAKSLHLRASTELDSEKLLGQPPNRRIALENQWRFGLPRRQSIPKEPPP
- the bamA gene encoding outer membrane protein assembly factor BamA, which codes for MKRTNRWCVLMMLSLVLGSFGRLRADADPVIKDLRVEGNRFLRSRTVLSKVKAKAGDTVTDPAFRADIDRLFETGLYDDVEVSLEDVPGEKTAQGAPKVRVVFKIKERPVVRRIDFKGNRRLSDSKFREELSSKSDEPYDRFKAGQDVQKIVAKYREEGYAEAQAESYVSLNPRTNKVILTFFVTEGNRVLVDAVRVEGNRFMTARKVRGRLKKTRRKKVFKEDTYKEDIDHLIEAYRDQGFLEVQVDASSRTFSEDHTRVTLTLGVREGRRYTVGGIAFAGATLYKDAELAKAVALRSGKLYEQSRMNESLRSLQDLYADKGYLRAEIDPQTVTHPVDDSQGTVDVTFAIVESSVVYVDRVYVDGNTYTKENVVRREVLLKPGDVFSAGKMRRSVERIYNLGFLDDVQVDIQQPRSPSLADVVFSVKEGKPGILSAGAGFSSLDGVVGTLQVQHINLFGLGQRLNLMWEFGRKKQNYEIGWTDPWFLNKPVSFGVDLFDTVRTLPFQNDSFAYKKGNRGFGLRLGPRLSDELSLIENYNYERVRVFDIEPKFIGNDDPANNIAPSDDIKSAVTTGVVWDTRDNVFDASRGGRHSATVEVAGGPFGGDLNFYKPELSVARYFPTFWKFVLTLSVRGAFVKEFPPSKELPFSELFRVGGVDTVRGYDIGEVGVDGGHTYMVYNAEYKFPIVQESHRTILQGAFFADVGGSWAGNRDVNLGIGSRLNQMRSGVGFGVRFKTPVFPIRLDWGYGLNHLPGQPLSQFYFTIGNIF
- a CDS encoding OmpH family outer membrane protein; the encoded protein is MLSAQSHWKRFHVVFFAVAGFLATAGAPLRSLEIPLKRGTNQATRVGFVDMDKIFREYPETQKARADYYKALEKRRSELASREKELASLDGPGPVGGTSTPPAVSTGLFSLPLELTPPAASTGTAAVAPPAPPDPEEREAERRQKREEIAAARASAARELKELEEKKSVQILGALYKTLVQLAQEKGVDLVVDKSAILYGQSAIDLTEPLARRLRGLPDDGKP